The nucleotide sequence TCTGCTATCTAGTTAGTTATGCCGTCGTTGTGCTTGTCGTTTGTTTTGCTTCTCCTTGCTTTGATGAATTCCATAAGCACACGCAGCGCAACGTCGACGTCCTCGCTCCGCAGCAGCATCTCGGACACCTCCGCGGGTGTAACCTCCACGGCCGCAAGAAGTTCTTGAATCTCCGGGAAGAGAGCGTGGTCGTCGAGGAGGTGGTAGTTCCGGGCGAGCGTCCTGAAGGCCTCCCAGCCACAGTGTCCCATGTAGACGTGCATGTCCATGCGGCCCGGCCGTAGCAGCGCCCGGTCGAGGCGGTCCTTGTAGTTGGTGGTGAAGACGATGACGCGCTCCTCGCCGGTGGTTGACCACAAGCCGTCGATGACGTTGAGCAGGCCCGACAGTGTCATCTTGTGGCGCTCACGCCCCTGGAAGTAACCTCTTGCTCCGACGTCGTCGTGGTCGTACTCGTCGCCGTCCtcgtcggtgtcggtgtcggtgCCGGCCGCCTGGCGTAGCTTGCCGTCTTTTTCCCTGGACATGGTGTCGAAGCTGCAGTCAATGTCCTCGATGACGAGGATGGACTTGTTGGGCATGTCCATGAGCAGCCTCTGCAGGCACGAGTTGTCGTACACCGAGGAGAGATCAAGGTCGTAGAGGTTGAACCGGAGGTAGTTGGCCATGGCGGCCACCAGGCTGGACTTGCCGGTTCCGGGCGGGCCGTAGAGAAGGTATCCGCGCTTCCACGCCTTGCCGATCCGCCGGTAGTACTCCTTGCGCTTCAGGAAGCGGTCGAGGTCGTCCATGACGGACTGCTTCATGGCCGGGTCCATGGCGAGCGTGTCGAACGTGGccgggtggtggtggttgatgccTCTCCAACTCGAACTCTCGTTGAGAAAGATCTTGAGCGCGCGGTCTCGCAGCCGCAGATCCTCCGCCGCGGACATGATGAAGGGCACGTACTTGTGGAGCACGGTCTCCGTGTGCTCTGCGTCGAAGCTGAGCTCGAGGGACTCGTGCGCCCTACTcttgccgtcgtcgccgccgctctCGATGGACGTCCACCGGAACTCAACGCCCTGGAAGGTGTCGGTGGTGGAGCCCCCGTTCTCCATGCTCAGGAGCGTGCTCCAGCTGGCGCTCCCGCCGGGCTCCTTCATGCGGGTGCGCGCGAGGCAGAGCCGGCTCATGCTCTGCGGGTTGATCTTGGTGGCCAGGTACGTGAGCGCCGCGTCGAACAGGTCGTTCTCGTTGTACCcgccgccgaggccgaggccgccgagcACGCGCCGGATGACAATGGTATGACGCTGCTTCTCGGGAGCGCTGTAACGGGAGCGCACGAACGCAGCGGCCCAGCGCACCGCGGCGCGCAGCTCGTCGGggaggagctcccgcgccatgcCGCGCGCCAGCATGGCGTACGCGCTCACCGTGGCCGCCGTGGCGAGCGCCTTCTTGTACGCGTCCACCACCGCTGCCCCCTCCGGCGACGATGCCATCGTGCTTGTCTTTGGCAAGAAATCCATGGCTATATACTTTCGATCGAGTTGCGCCGCGTTGTGTTGCCAGCGTACGTCCTCCCGTTTGATTATTTATATATATTAGtattgcagaagaagaagaagaatcaacTTCTAACGGATTGATATATTCTACCCGGACTCTACAGATCACAACGGTTCTACTCGAATACGATCCGGATTTTTTTTCCATGGCAATACGTGTCTCGTTTATATCGTAAAAATTAAAGTACAAGTCACGGCAAAACTTTCCCGTAAAAAAAAAGTCacgacaaaactgaaaagataacagaacatctctgagcttgacaccaacgtccATCATCTGCCTCCGACACCACAccagcagccaccgaagaaaagaatgacgaatcacctcctctcccgagctcgacgcggctccgtCGCTCATATGCAGTTttacggacctccaaggtggcccaccaaaagtgaagcccttaccgttgaacgaatcataCCGGGGCAACATCCCGGACAGGCCACCGAACTCTAGATCTGGCACCCCAACGCGACTAAGACGTCGCAGAAGGAAACCATACCTGTCGTCCATGAACCACGAACCCAACacatgttccgtcttccagatgtcgtcgatgcagaccacgaTCTGCATTCGCTCccggactacctcccaagcttcgtgccgacgctggagcaaacgccgtcgcaacggcggagcccgaggacacaggtctacCACGAGGATGCCTCCATCGCCACGCTATCCTTGCTTGAAGAGATTGGTTTCAAAATACATCCCCAACCATAGGGCTGATCGCCTCGTCAGGGTAGGATTCGAAGAATCTTTATTCATCGCAGTCATCGTCGCCGCTGAAGCAAAGACGATGAGCAGCCTAAAAACCTAGACTGCGAGGGAGTAAAAATGATCCACACgggtggatccggcgacccccgtCACCACCGACGactgaggtcgccggcggaggggagcagTCGGAGGACGGCATTACAAGATTGGCAtttcctggcggcggctagggttccagccgccaggAACAGGAGGCAAAACGATATACGATCCCGAAAATCTTTACAAACTAAACACGCGCACGATACGGAAACGGCTCTACGAGCGAACCAGGTCACGCTAGCGAACCAGGCCGGGCCAGGCAGACCCGTGCGAGCTACCGGGCCTTTCTTGTCTTGGCTGCCTGGCCCGTGCGAGAAAACATTTACCGAAAATTGCGATCACCAATACAAATAAATTGTAAACTGTAAAATATCGCCCTGCTATGGTCCATGGCAATCGTAAGGATGATCacatcacaaattttaaaaaatggttCTGTTGTTCACATCACAAATTTAGAGAAAATAATTTTTGTAAAGAAAACCATGGCAAATTTGCATGGTCCGAtacgaaaataaataaattaacTACATAGCAAATACCAACAAAATGTGGTGAACAAAACAAAATCTAGTTGCCAATCCTTCTACGATGTTCCCCCACAAACAACAAGATCAATTATAACTTGTGGACTAACCATCATGTAATGCAAGTATTTGCCAAATTTGCCATGAATGCCTACATACAACAAGAAAGGTTTCGTAGTAGACAtcagaacccaacgaggagctaaaggtagaatcaatattccctcaagttctatcgaccaccgattcAACTCTAcgaacgcttaacgttcgctttacctggaacaagcatgaaactagaagtacattgtagttgttgttggataggtttgcaagatagtaaagagaacgtaaataaaatctaggggctgtttaggtaaagacacaactaagttagttttagtagagagtttttgtcaacaagaaagctatttgtccctaggcaatcgataactagaccggtaatcattattgcaattttatatgagggagaggcataagcaaacatattttctcttcttggatcatatgcacttacgattggaactctagcaagcatccgcaactactaaagatcattaaggtaaaacccgaccatagcattaaagtatcaagtcctctttactcccatacgcaaacaacctacttaccgggtctgtgcttctgtcactcatatgccacccaccataagcaaatcatgaacacattgcaaaccctacagcggggatccctcacgcttgtgcgatacggagagcaccataggacagcaccaataataaaacatgcaactcaaaccattcaagatcatcaatgaacccataggaaaaaacggatctactcaaacatcataggatagccatacatcattgggaaataatatataacattgagcaccatgtttaagtagagattacagcgggtaaaagaggggttacaccgctgcatagaggggggaagagttggtcatgacggcggtgaagttgttggtgtagatcgttgtgaCGATTtggccctggcggcgttccggcgccaccgggagagagggggagagatccccccttctttttcttcttcttcttcttcttcttcttcttcttccttgaccttccccctagatgggagaagggtttcccctctgctccttggcttccatggcggcggaggggcgggagcccctccgagattggatatctctctctttgtttccttctgtttctgcgctccctgattcttccctttcaccgtttcttaaatttccggaaatccgtaactccgattgggctgaaatttggacacgatttttatctgaatattggctttcttgcggcgaaagaagggcaccaaccgccttatggagtggccacgagggcccagggtgcgtcctaccccctggggcgcgcccctcaccctcgtgggcccctcgggcaccatctcatGTTGATTCCACTTTCCAAAATTCACatgtattccaaaaaaatctccgtcagtttttatcctgtttggactccgtttgatatggatttttcgcgaaacaaaaaacatgcaacaaacaggaactggcacagggcactggatcaatatgttagtcccaaaaatagtataaaaagttgccaaaagtatgtaaaagttgtagaatattggcatggaacaatcaaaaattatagatacgacggagacgtatcagtgctcagCCCGTGTACAAATAAGTCAGGTTACACCAATGATCGAACTAAGCCCTAGAGCACCGGCATTGGCCCACGTGCGAGCTTCATCCTTGATGTCATGAATCAGGAGGGTGGTGGAAGGTGTTATGCCGTCGAAGATGCAAGCGTTGTGGTGCCTCCATATGGTCCATGTAGTCCATATGCATAATCATCAACCCTTTTCCCTTCTTGGATAGTTAGACAGAGGGCAACATGACTGGATTTTTTGTCAATAAATGATGTTTTTACTAACTCTAAATGTAGGATCAAGCGGATACATAACAAGATGAGCAACATGGTTGGATGGATGGATCAAAGTCAAACTAGTTAGCACATGAGGCAGGCGAAGGAGGAGTGAAACGCCACAAATTTTGATGAATAGATGGATGGACGGATGATCCAGGAAAGGGAAATGAAACCGAATACTACACACACCATTTTTGAATTCTAGATGCATCCTATGAACTGTGAAGAAAAAATTATGTAAGGAGCTATAGTGAAGTTTTGTTTACATCAATGACCTTAATAAGTTTTAAGAATAATATGTGTgccttatttttatttttattttttgaggggACCTCTATAATGGCTGCGTGACAATGGAGAGGTCCTCCCAGTGCCTTGCAAACAGGCCATGACCCAACTTCACTACAGCTACCGCTCTTGCTCGGCTGCTCACTTAGGTCGCTAGTTTTCTTTTCGTATCTGTGTTGTTGGTCTTGTAGGAAAAAGAAAACGGCCGGTTTTTTAATACTGTTGAAACAAATGGTGAAATCAATTTTTCTATGAATTTAAAAGGTTCATTCATTAGAGAAAAGTTTGTGAATTCGAGAAATGTTTGTGGATTTGAATAAGTTCACAAAAATATAAAACATGATTGCGAAAATAAAAAAGTTCACAATTTGGAAAGAGTTCACGAAATCTGAAATGGTTCATGAAATTTtaaaaacatgttcatgaattttaaaatggtttgaacttttaaaaaaatcatgacatttgaaaaacttcagaaaaatGGGAAAAGTtcatttttgaaaaaaagttcatcagttttgCAAAAACTCACCAATTTAAAATaaagttcatggattttaaaaaataaaaaaatagaaaaaggttcctggatttgaaaaaaattcatgcatttggtaaaacaaatcatgattttaatttttttggaaattaAAGAAAAATGTTCAAGCATTTGGAAAATTATAAATAAATTTTAAAAGCTCACGAACTGAAGaagaaaacatgatttttttttaaagGTTGAGAATTTTGAAAAGGAAATTAAATGAAAGGAAAGAAAAGTTGCctaagaaaataagaaaaaaatatTGAATCCAAACCGGTCAAACAAAACCAAAAAGAAGGCAACAAGACAGGGAGGGCACTGCGTTTTTTTTTGGCGTTTAATTTGATGCACATTGAGAAAGAAAATAATAAGTAAGTAGGCAGGTACTGAACCACGGGCCAGCCCAATCATGTCGCTGTGAGCGAAAAATCGAAAAAGGAAGTATCGCATGGGCGGGATCGAACCTCCGACCTGCTGACAGAATACAGTGAGGCTAGCCAGCCGAGCTAGCTACCTCGACTGTTCAAATCTTAAAGTAGAACGCACAGCGGCAAATCCTTAAAAAAGGACGTTCAACATTTTTATAATATGCGTTGAAGAAAATTTAAAATacagtgaacatttttgtaaaaaaaatactGGACAAATCTAAAATACTAATATGGACATTTTAGCGGTATAtgttgaacaattttttaatatatgatgaacaaaacttaaatacacaatgaacattttgtaaTATACATTGAACAATTTAATAATGTACAATGAATTTTTTtgtaatacacaatgaacattttccgATATATGTTGACAATTTAATAATATaaaatgaacatttttgtaatacacaatgaacattttctgATATACTTTGAACAAATTaataatatacaatgaacatttttgtaatacacaatgaacattttctgatatatgttgaacaatttgataatatacaatgaacattttctaaTATACATTGAAAAATTTaataatatacaatgaacatttttacaGTACAAGGTGAACTATTTTATAATATATGATGAGCATTTTCTTAATACATTGACAAATTTTGTAACACATGATGAACTTTTTCTATAAATACGCAATAATGAGAAGAAgaacagaaacagaaaataaaaaaagaaacgtaaaagaaagaaaatgaaaggaaaaaaggaatcaaaacagaaaaataaaaaaccggAACAAAACAACTGAATACCGGCCAAACACAGTGAAACAACTGGAAGCAAAAAACCATAcaagaaaaatgaaaaacaaaacgcAAGAAAGAAACAAGGAAACAACTGCGAACGAAATCCATCCGTGGGCCGGCCCAAGTGGCAAGTTGCTTCAGCGAAGGCTCGTCCTTTTGACGCCAAAAAAGAAGACATTAATGGGCCTAGCCCAGGACGGAGGGGTGTGTGTGCTGGATTGTGGAATAGCCTATCCCGCGCTGAGGGCGCAAAATAGGAGTTGGGGTGACAATGGTAGTGACAACACGTTATTCTATTTTATTATTTTAGCCAATCCCTTTTTGTTATGTAAACCTGCTTGTGGAAATGATAGGAACTCGTGGGATGAGCTGATCACCAGAAACCTGGAAGGGCTCGTTTGATGTGCGGGCAAAAATTAGGGATCCCTGGGTAGCTGCCACCCTGAGATAACTCGGCCCAGGTAAATTTGCTGTGCATTTGGTTGACTGAGGGGAGAGGGAAATCCCACCACATCCCTGTCAAATCCCCGGGCTAAAAATAATCTACCCTTGACTCGTGGAGGAATTCCCTCGTGCCCTTTGTGTCGCCTGCTCGAACTCCTTCTTTGGTctaggcagccccccccccccacgctggaGATCTCCGTCCTGTCACTGGCCGGAGCGCCAAAtgatggccctgtttggatactctaactcaattaaaggttagattctaaccctgaactaactctagctaAAGAGGtatttggatggcagggttagatggagcgcggatacggtgaGGCGCCTTCACGGATGGTGCGAGagtgagggagggagaggacgaggagcttggaggaagtggggagggatctgctgcggagAGCGAGCActggtagaaaacagggcatttgtcccggttgatgagagccttttgtcccggttcttgaaccgggactaaagggtcgttactaatgcctccaccctttagtcccagttctaacacgaaccgggacagatgggcctccacgtggccactgcgaggagcccaggcaagggggcctttggttccggttggtgacatgaaccgggaccaaaaggcttccacatgtcagcagctgaggtttttctttttttttttcaaaaaaaagtggatggtttaggggttttgggggttaattttagggtgttattagctagctaacagagagaagtgtcctctcttatatcttcgtccttggtttaccaacgctagcTACTGCTATgatcatttcacccgctgatatataataactcatgcatgctcgcatcatacatcatcatatataataacaagtcctactaatcatgcatcatcatacaacttctactcgttattaataacaagtcatacgatcatcatcctcatagtcatcaaaCCCAACCCAACATAATTGTTCTTAGGACAtaatcatcagtatcaggtaggacctaaacacccttaaggtaaaatagcataaaacaatatagaccctgactctccattatgaagaatggagatcatcctgtctccaattcttgcacttcgcctccttttgcttgcaagaagctccttacgactgtccatacatttttccattctttgattgtcatgtctccacttcttttagaaatccggtatggacagttgagattcgtaggatgacctggttgtatgttcaaaacatcaaggcgaccgtgcatatacatcatatgaggcacacaatcattcgggattatctattgaaaaacatagtaataacttggTAGTTAGCAattatgtactagttttagaagtatttaaaaagatgcagggatgtcgtaatagtaaaaaatcttaccaaggtatctccatggtagttaccgtagttcaacacgtgcactagtggcacgtattgaccat is from Triticum aestivum cultivar Chinese Spring unplaced genomic scaffold, IWGSC CS RefSeq v2.1 scaffold331904, whole genome shotgun sequence and encodes:
- the LOC123172683 gene encoding AAA-ATPase At3g50940-like — translated: MDFLPKTSTMASSPEGAAVVDAYKKALATAATVSAYAMLARGMARELLPDELRAAVRWAAAFVRSRYSAPEKQRHTIVIRRVLGGLGLGGGYNENDLFDAALTYLATKINPQSMSRLCLARTRMKEPGGSASWSTLLSMENGGSTTDTFQGVEFRWTSIESGGDDGKSRAHESLELSFDAEHTETVLHKYVPFIMSAAEDLRLRDRALKIFLNESSSWRGINHHHPATFDTLAMDPAMKQSVMDDLDRFLKRKEYYRRIGKAWKRGYLLYGPPGTGKSSLVAAMANYLRFNLYDLDLSSVYDNSCLQRLLMDMPNKSILVIEDIDCSFDTMSREKDGKLRQAAGTDTDTDEDGDEYDHDDVGARGYFQGRERHKMTLSGLLNVIDGLWSTTGEERVIVFTTNYKDRLDRALLRPGRMDMHVYMGHCGWEAFRTLARNYHLLDDHALFPEIQELLAAVEVTPAEVSEMLLRSEDVDVALRVLMEFIKARRSKTNDKHNDGITN